The DNA window TGGACCCGAAGGACAAGAACAACTTCTTCGCGAACATGGCCGTCGAGTCGAAGTCCCTCTTCGACGTGTACGACGAGATGGTGGTCTCGGCCGAGGACAAGGACCGCTGGCTCGCGGACCGGCAAGGGGCGATCGTCGGCGCGGCGCTTGCGAAGAAGATGGGCCTCAAGATCGGCGACCGGGTGACGCTCGCGGGGACGATCTTCCCCGGGGAGTGGCAGTTCAACGTGTCGGGGATCTACACGGCGACGCGCCGGTCGATCGACCAGTCGCAGTTCTTCTTCCACTACGAGTACATGAACGACTCGATCCCGGAGAAGGAGCGCGACCAGATCGCCTGGATCGCGTCGCGGCTCGACGACCCGACGCGGAGCGCCGAGGTGAGCGCGGCGATCGACAAGATCTTCGACGAGAAGGACGTGCAGACGGCGACGATGAGCGAGCGGGCGATGAACATGTCGTTCATGGCGATGTTCTCGGCGATGCTGTCGGCGCTCGACGCGGTGTCGGTGATCATCCTGCTGATCATGATGATGATCCTGGGGAACACGATCGCGATGGGGGTCCGGGAGCGGACGCGGGAGTACGGTGTGCTCCGGGCCGTGGGCTTCCAGCCGAAGCACGTGCGGATCTTCATCCTGGGTGAGGCGCTGACCGTGGGCGTCGCGGCCGGCATCGTGGGGCTCGCGATCTCGTACCCGCTC is part of the Chondromyces crocatus genome and encodes:
- a CDS encoding ABC transporter permease — encoded protein: MNLVSIAARNLLRNKFRTVFTVLGASVAVLAFVFIQTVVSSWNAAIEFAAKDRIATRHKISMIMPLPKRYADAIREVPGVKHVCAMQWFGGVDPKDKNNFFANMAVESKSLFDVYDEMVVSAEDKDRWLADRQGAIVGAALAKKMGLKIGDRVTLAGTIFPGEWQFNVSGIYTATRRSIDQSQFFFHYEYMNDSIPEKERDQIAWIASRLDDPTRSAEVSAAIDKIFDEKDVQTATMSERAMNMSFMAMFSAMLSALDAVSVIILLIMMMILGNTIAMGVRERTREYGVLRAVGFQPKHVRIFILGEALTVGVAAGIVGLAISYPLVELMFGRFLEENMGGMFPYFRIGPVTMVLAVLLAIGLSLLASLIPAYQAAKLSVTDALRRVA